The following proteins come from a genomic window of Geminicoccaceae bacterium SCSIO 64248:
- a CDS encoding translocation/assembly module TamB domain-containing protein, with translation MLVRTLRWSLWILLGLVGLVVLAIAGVIGGLQVQAVRDYATATIEDVLSGPDSRVEISGFTGTPPFDMRIARFAQSDADGPWLEVDNARLAWRPLDLLSLRLTVEAVEAERVAVNRLPPAGPEPEPAPEPSGPIRLPELPSSLPQVALERLHVDRIELGQPVLGQAAVFTLDGRLGAVDEGRAVEMVLNLDRQDAQVARVALDGRVDLAARTMRLALAADETSHLLAGLAGVPEASGAVRLEGDGPLADWRGTLLVDAPGIARSTGEIGLDVEGDLGLSLDLSAEPAPGILPAEYGPLVGDRADVMLRVAQTGDQAFDIPEIALAVAAARLSGNGRVDLDAQTMGADLDLAVADLAPLEAVAGTPLGGAVNLKVQAQGPIAAPDVTLNAAAERLDLPGAAIDRTALDLALQLQADDEGALSGARVQTTGQATGVRIDGAPDLPGDRVDLALDADVPFQGMAVIDRLDVRGLGASLTGGGRLDPARLQGEGRFDLAVPDIAPFARLGGLESTGNASVNIAFRDSAEGDGLDATLRAAGLDLAALPPPLDRLIGERVILTSDLTATPEGAFSLRDTRLDAAAVKAQAQGRATAGLADLDGSLSLQLMDLAALSDVAGTPLAGHVNVDTRVTGSAEIPNVTLDVLGQDLRYGASDLGRLTVTANGDDVVRAPHGRLEVASEQPAGRIDLVSNYALQGQQLTIDGLSLRAPQTVLDGRFVADLQNLGADGQLTGRAADLSALSSWAGQRLAGTADLDVRMARTESGQEVHALVNAANLSGPIDALRRLALRADVTDALGEPGIDADLQVTGLQQAANRLDRLGLQAKGTLAGLKLTASAAGEAMQRFDIRTAAEVAQADARTTVVLSELGGTVGPEQLRLTQPTRVELENGTTRLSDLDLRYGAARLAGNATYGPQALDLRMALSDLNLASLEPFGVPPLEGNARLDLTGSGTPAAPRIDVAARVARARYVLPSLGDVPPADIALDAALTGQRASGDLRVTGVTQNPITANAALPVRFAIEPFRFDLPQDGSLQGAVNANVGLDEIQRMLALDGHRLEGRLVADLALAGTPASPGANGSVTIRDGLYENGEYGTNLRDLRLTIQGQGNTIRMTELSATDGGEGRINGSGQVNIATGSGYPFQANIDLGQAQLVRRTEYSGTLSGTVGARGSADGTDVTGRLRVDRAEVNLVDPNSAPSIPTVEVSEPGERDLEPGAGPDGGQAAPYPVNLDVAVDMPGRIFVRGRGLESEWQGNLTARGSAYQPEVVGQIEIRRGELELLTKRFELPEGRLTFSGDWPPIPTVLLEARSQQSDFAAIVRVTGPATEPDIEITSEPVVPQDEVISRLLFNKESRELTPTQALQLAAAISTLQGGGGMDVLGTLRQGVGLDTLTVGEDSSGAPTLQAGRYVTDRVYVGVERGMADESGKATVEVEITPRWSLEGEASENAAGGVGLKWQYDY, from the coding sequence AGGTCGCGCTGGAGCGTCTGCACGTCGACCGGATCGAACTGGGCCAGCCGGTGCTCGGCCAGGCGGCCGTGTTCACGCTCGACGGCCGCCTGGGCGCGGTCGACGAGGGGCGCGCGGTGGAAATGGTTTTGAACCTCGACCGGCAGGACGCGCAGGTCGCCCGGGTCGCTCTCGACGGACGTGTCGACCTCGCCGCGCGGACCATGCGGCTGGCCCTGGCGGCCGACGAGACGTCGCACCTGCTGGCCGGACTCGCCGGCGTGCCCGAGGCGTCCGGCGCCGTCCGCCTGGAAGGCGACGGGCCGCTGGCCGACTGGCGCGGCACGCTGCTGGTCGATGCGCCGGGCATCGCGCGCTCGACCGGCGAGATCGGCCTCGACGTCGAGGGCGACCTGGGCCTTTCCCTCGACCTGTCGGCCGAGCCGGCCCCGGGCATCCTGCCGGCGGAATACGGCCCCCTCGTCGGCGATCGAGCGGATGTGATGCTGCGTGTCGCGCAGACGGGCGACCAGGCCTTCGACATTCCCGAGATCGCCCTGGCGGTCGCGGCCGCACGGCTGAGCGGGAACGGCCGGGTCGACCTCGACGCGCAGACGATGGGCGCCGACCTCGACCTGGCCGTGGCCGACCTCGCGCCGCTCGAGGCGGTCGCCGGCACGCCCCTTGGCGGCGCGGTAAACCTGAAGGTTCAGGCCCAGGGGCCGATCGCCGCCCCGGACGTGACCTTGAACGCGGCGGCCGAGCGGCTGGACCTGCCGGGGGCCGCGATCGACCGGACCGCCCTCGACCTCGCTCTGCAGCTCCAGGCCGACGACGAGGGCGCCCTGTCGGGCGCGCGGGTGCAGACCACGGGACAGGCGACCGGCGTCCGGATCGACGGCGCGCCGGACCTGCCGGGCGACCGCGTCGACCTGGCGCTGGACGCGGACGTGCCGTTCCAGGGCATGGCGGTGATCGACCGTCTCGACGTGCGCGGCCTCGGCGCGAGCCTGACGGGCGGCGGCCGGCTCGATCCGGCGCGGCTGCAGGGGGAGGGGCGTTTCGACCTCGCCGTGCCCGACATCGCGCCCTTCGCCCGGCTGGGCGGCCTGGAATCGACAGGCAATGCCTCGGTCAACATTGCCTTTCGCGACAGCGCGGAAGGCGACGGCCTGGACGCGACCCTGCGTGCCGCCGGCCTGGACCTCGCGGCCCTGCCGCCGCCGCTCGACCGGCTGATCGGCGAGCGCGTGATCCTGACGTCGGACCTGACCGCCACGCCGGAAGGGGCCTTTTCCCTACGCGACACCCGGCTCGACGCCGCCGCCGTCAAGGCGCAGGCGCAGGGCCGAGCGACGGCCGGCCTGGCCGATCTGGACGGGAGCCTTTCCCTGCAACTCATGGACCTGGCGGCGCTCAGCGACGTCGCCGGCACGCCGCTGGCCGGTCACGTGAACGTCGACACCAGGGTGACCGGCAGCGCCGAAATCCCGAACGTCACCCTGGACGTTCTCGGCCAGGACCTGCGCTACGGCGCCAGCGACCTCGGCCGGCTGACGGTCACGGCCAATGGCGACGACGTCGTTCGCGCGCCGCACGGCCGGCTTGAGGTGGCGTCGGAGCAGCCGGCCGGCCGGATCGACCTCGTCTCGAACTATGCCTTGCAGGGCCAGCAACTGACCATCGACGGGCTGTCGCTGCGCGCGCCGCAGACCGTGCTCGACGGCCGGTTCGTGGCCGACCTCCAGAACCTCGGCGCCGACGGCCAGCTGACCGGCCGGGCGGCCGATCTCTCCGCCTTGTCCTCCTGGGCCGGGCAGCGCCTGGCCGGCACCGCCGATCTCGACGTCCGCATGGCACGGACGGAGAGCGGCCAGGAGGTCCACGCGCTGGTCAACGCCGCCAACCTGTCCGGCCCGATCGACGCGCTCCGGAGGCTCGCCTTGCGGGCCGACGTGACCGACGCGCTGGGCGAGCCCGGCATCGATGCCGACCTCCAGGTCACCGGCCTGCAGCAGGCCGCCAACCGGCTCGATCGGCTCGGGCTCCAGGCCAAGGGCACGCTCGCCGGCCTGAAGCTGACGGCGTCCGCCGCCGGCGAGGCGATGCAGCGCTTCGATATCAGGACGGCGGCGGAGGTCGCGCAGGCGGATGCTCGGACCACGGTCGTGCTGTCCGAGCTCGGCGGCACGGTCGGCCCCGAGCAGCTGCGCTTGACGCAGCCGACCCGGGTCGAGCTCGAGAACGGCACGACGCGGCTTTCCGACCTCGACCTGCGCTACGGCGCCGCGCGCCTCGCCGGCAACGCCACCTACGGTCCCCAGGCGCTCGATCTGCGCATGGCCCTGTCGGATCTGAACCTGGCGAGCCTGGAACCGTTCGGCGTGCCGCCGCTCGAAGGCAACGCCCGTCTCGACCTGACCGGCTCCGGCACGCCGGCCGCGCCCCGGATCGACGTCGCCGCCCGCGTCGCTCGCGCCCGCTACGTGCTGCCGTCGCTCGGCGACGTTCCGCCCGCCGACATCGCGCTCGACGCGGCGCTGACCGGCCAGCGCGCGAGCGGCGACCTGCGGGTCACCGGCGTGACGCAGAACCCGATCACCGCCAATGCCGCTCTGCCCGTCCGGTTCGCGATCGAGCCGTTCCGCTTCGATCTGCCCCAGGACGGTTCCCTACAAGGAGCCGTGAACGCCAATGTCGGCCTGGACGAGATCCAGCGCATGCTGGCACTCGACGGTCACCGCCTGGAGGGCCGTCTGGTCGCCGACCTGGCGCTGGCCGGAACGCCGGCGTCGCCCGGCGCCAATGGCAGCGTCACGATCCGCGACGGGCTGTACGAGAACGGCGAGTACGGCACGAACCTGCGTGACCTGCGCCTGACCATCCAGGGCCAGGGCAACACCATCCGGATGACCGAGCTCAGCGCGACCGACGGCGGCGAGGGCCGGATCAACGGCTCGGGACAGGTCAACATCGCGACCGGCTCGGGCTATCCCTTCCAGGCGAACATCGACCTCGGCCAGGCCCAGCTCGTCCGCCGGACCGAATATTCCGGCACGCTCAGCGGCACGGTGGGCGCGCGCGGCTCGGCCGACGGCACCGACGTGACCGGACGCCTGCGCGTCGATCGCGCCGAGGTCAACCTGGTCGATCCGAACAGCGCGCCCAGCATCCCGACGGTCGAGGTCTCCGAGCCCGGCGAGCGGGACCTGGAACCCGGAGCCGGCCCGGACGGCGGGCAGGCGGCGCCCTATCCCGTCAATCTCGACGTCGCCGTCGACATGCCCGGGCGCATCTTCGTGCGCGGCCGCGGGCTCGAATCGGAGTGGCAAGGAAACCTGACCGCCAGGGGCTCGGCCTACCAGCCGGAGGTCGTCGGCCAGATCGAGATCCGGCGCGGCGAGCTCGAGCTCCTGACCAAGCGCTTCGAGCTGCCCGAGGGTCGGCTCACCTTCAGCGGCGACTGGCCGCCGATCCCGACCGTCCTGCTGGAGGCGCGGTCGCAGCAGTCGGACTTCGCCGCCATCGTGCGGGTGACCGGCCCGGCGACCGAGCCGGACATCGAGATCACGAGCGAGCCGGTCGTACCGCAGGACGAGGTCATCTCGCGCCTTCTGTTCAACAAGGAGAGCCGCGAGCTGACCCCGACCCAGGCGCTGCAGCTGGCGGCGGCGATCAGCACGCTGCAAGGCGGCGGGGGCATGGACGTCCTCGGCACGTTGCGCCAGGGCGTAGGTCTCGACACGCTGACCGTCGGCGAGGATTCGTCGGGAGCGCCCACGCTGCAGGCCGGCCGCTACGTCACGGACCGGGTCTATGTCGGCGTCGAGCGGGGCATGGCCGACGAGAGCGGCAAGGCCACGGTCGAGGTCGAGATCACCCCGCGCTGGTCGCTCGAGGGCGAGGCGAGCGAGAACGCGGCCGGGGGTGTTGGCCTGAAGTGGCAATACGACTATTGA
- a CDS encoding ABC transporter permease codes for MASVSGRPEEAGSHSTAPTGAKTFDTPGDYNLIGLWTLYQKEVRRFAKIPAQTVFAPIITTLIFLVVFSLALGGAGRTTAGMPFLEFVAPGLIMMAVVQNAFANTSSSLIIAKVQGTIVDLLMPPLGPGELVLGIVAGGVTRGIVVGVAVGLGMLPFVPMALPHPLAALAYLLLAATLLALLGTLGGLWAEKFDQTSMLTNFVVTPLSFLSGTFYAVDQLPEPFHLIALANPFFYMIDGLRFAFTGQAEGSIAFGFLFLLALNIACGWLAHRIVSSGYRLKS; via the coding sequence ATGGCATCCGTCAGCGGCCGCCCGGAAGAGGCGGGAAGTCACAGCACGGCCCCTACGGGCGCCAAGACGTTCGACACGCCGGGCGACTACAACCTGATCGGCCTGTGGACCCTCTACCAGAAGGAGGTCCGCCGTTTCGCCAAGATCCCGGCGCAGACGGTGTTCGCGCCGATCATCACGACGCTGATCTTCCTGGTCGTGTTCTCGCTCGCGCTGGGCGGCGCCGGCCGGACGACGGCGGGCATGCCGTTCCTGGAGTTCGTCGCGCCGGGGCTGATCATGATGGCGGTCGTGCAGAACGCCTTCGCCAACACCAGCTCGTCGCTGATCATCGCCAAGGTCCAGGGCACGATCGTCGATCTGCTCATGCCGCCCCTTGGGCCGGGCGAGCTCGTCCTCGGCATCGTGGCGGGCGGCGTCACGCGCGGCATCGTGGTCGGCGTCGCGGTCGGCCTCGGGATGCTGCCGTTCGTGCCGATGGCGCTGCCCCATCCGCTGGCGGCCCTGGCCTATCTCCTGCTCGCGGCCACGCTCCTGGCCCTGCTCGGCACGCTGGGCGGCCTCTGGGCCGAGAAGTTCGACCAGACCTCGATGCTCACCAACTTCGTCGTCACGCCGCTGTCCTTCCTGTCCGGCACATTCTACGCCGTGGACCAGCTGCCCGAGCCGTTCCACCTGATCGCGCTGGCGAACCCCTTCTTCTACATGATCGACGGGCTGCGCTTCGCCTTCACCGGCCAGGCCGAGGGCAGCATCGCCTTCGGCTTCCTCTTCCTGCTCGCGCTCAACATCGCCTGCGGCTGGCTCGCGCATCGCATCGTCAGCTCGGGCTACCGTCTGAAATCCTAG
- a CDS encoding aspartate aminotransferase family protein produces MENAAIPVVLPVYSPAPIEFERGEGAYLYAKDGRRWLDFSSGIAVTALGHAHPHLIEALTAQAGKVWHLSNLFKIEGQYSLAERLVANSFADTVFFTNSGAEALEAAIKMARRYQWARGETGRNRIITFQGAFHGRTLATISAGGQAKYLEGFRPGVPGFDQVAVGDIQAVRGAISGETAAILIEPIQGEGGIRPVPYEFLAALRQLCDEHGLLLIFDEVQTGLGRTGNLFAYEQAEVEPDIMALAKGLGGGFPVGACLATARAASGMAKGVHGSTFGGGPLACAVGNAVLDVVLAPGFLGHVRDMAARLRGGLEQMARMHPDVIEEVRGAGLLLGLKLVPNNAEIAKALQDRGLLTVPAGDNVLRLLPPLIIESEQVDEALNAVRDVCNSLSAKAA; encoded by the coding sequence ATGGAGAATGCCGCGATTCCCGTCGTCCTGCCCGTGTACAGCCCCGCGCCGATCGAGTTCGAGCGCGGTGAGGGCGCCTATCTGTACGCGAAGGACGGGCGACGCTGGCTCGACTTCTCCAGCGGCATCGCGGTGACCGCGTTGGGCCATGCCCACCCGCACCTGATCGAGGCGCTGACCGCGCAGGCGGGCAAGGTCTGGCACCTGTCGAACCTGTTCAAGATCGAGGGCCAGTACAGCCTGGCCGAGCGCCTCGTCGCGAACTCGTTCGCCGATACGGTCTTCTTCACCAATTCCGGCGCCGAGGCGCTGGAGGCGGCGATCAAGATGGCGCGCCGCTACCAGTGGGCGCGGGGCGAGACCGGCCGCAACCGGATCATCACCTTCCAGGGCGCTTTCCACGGCCGCACGCTCGCGACCATATCGGCCGGCGGCCAGGCGAAGTATCTCGAGGGCTTCCGGCCGGGCGTGCCGGGCTTCGATCAGGTCGCGGTCGGCGACATCCAGGCGGTGCGCGGCGCCATCTCGGGCGAGACCGCCGCGATCCTGATCGAGCCGATCCAGGGCGAGGGCGGCATCCGGCCGGTTCCCTACGAGTTTCTGGCCGCCTTGCGCCAGCTCTGCGACGAGCACGGACTGCTCCTGATCTTCGACGAGGTCCAGACCGGCCTGGGGCGCACCGGCAACCTGTTCGCCTATGAGCAGGCCGAGGTCGAGCCCGACATCATGGCGCTCGCCAAGGGCCTGGGCGGCGGCTTTCCGGTCGGCGCCTGCCTCGCCACCGCCCGCGCCGCGTCGGGCATGGCCAAGGGCGTGCACGGCTCCACCTTCGGCGGCGGCCCGCTCGCCTGCGCCGTCGGCAACGCCGTGCTCGACGTCGTCCTGGCGCCGGGTTTCCTCGGCCATGTCCGCGACATGGCGGCGAGGCTGCGCGGCGGCCTCGAGCAGATGGCCCGCATGCATCCCGACGTGATCGAGGAAGTCCGGGGCGCCGGCCTGTTGCTCGGGCTCAAGCTCGTGCCCAACAACGCCGAGATCGCCAAGGCGCTGCAGGATCGCGGTCTCCTGACCGTGCCGGCGGGCGACAACGTGCTTCGCCTTTTGCCGCCCCTGATCATCGAATCCGAGCAGGTCGACGAGGCGCTGAACGCGGTTCGGGACGTCTGCAACTCGCTCTCGGCCAAGGCGGCGTGA
- the argF gene encoding ornithine carbamoyltransferase produces MSATPAPRHFLDLDRFDGTTLRSILTSADALKAKRDHARPLAGKQVALIFEKPSTRTRVSFEVGVRQLGGEAVVLNASEMQLGRGETVADTARVLSRYVDAIMLRANSHRTLLELAEHATVPVINGLTDRSHPCQIMADVMTIEERKGAIEGRTVAWVGDGNNVANSFIHASVGLRFNLRMACPDGYRPDAAILDWARAHQGRVEIGSDPRTAVRGADAVVADTWISMGDRDIERKRRAFADFLVDDDLMRIADPGALFLHCLPAHRGEEVTDSVIDGPQSVVFDEAENRLHAQKAILAWCMAEAG; encoded by the coding sequence ATGTCGGCAACTCCTGCGCCCAGGCATTTCCTCGATCTCGATCGGTTCGACGGCACGACCCTGCGCTCGATCCTGACCAGCGCGGACGCCCTCAAGGCGAAGCGCGACCACGCCCGGCCGCTTGCCGGCAAGCAGGTCGCGCTGATCTTCGAGAAGCCCTCGACGCGCACCCGTGTCTCGTTCGAGGTCGGCGTGCGCCAGCTCGGCGGCGAGGCGGTCGTGCTCAACGCCTCCGAGATGCAGCTCGGCCGCGGCGAGACCGTCGCCGACACCGCGCGCGTCCTGTCGCGCTATGTCGACGCGATCATGCTGCGCGCCAATAGCCATCGCACGCTCCTGGAGCTGGCCGAGCACGCGACGGTCCCGGTCATCAACGGTCTCACCGACCGATCGCATCCCTGCCAGATCATGGCCGACGTGATGACGATCGAGGAGCGCAAGGGCGCGATCGAGGGGCGGACCGTCGCCTGGGTCGGCGACGGCAACAACGTGGCCAACTCGTTCATCCACGCGTCGGTCGGCCTGCGCTTCAACCTGCGCATGGCCTGCCCGGACGGCTATCGCCCGGATGCGGCGATCCTCGACTGGGCGCGCGCGCATCAGGGACGCGTCGAGATCGGCAGCGATCCGAGGACGGCCGTGCGCGGCGCGGACGCGGTGGTGGCCGACACGTGGATCTCCATGGGCGACCGCGACATCGAGCGGAAACGGCGCGCCTTCGCCGACTTCCTGGTCGACGACGACCTGATGCGCATCGCCGATCCCGGCGCTCTGTTCCTGCACTGCCTGCCGGCGCATCGCGGCGAGGAGGTGACCGATTCGGTCATCGACGGGCCGCAGTCGGTCGTGTTCGACGAGGCCGAGAATCGCCTGCACGCGCAGAAGGCGATCCTCGCCTGGTGCATGGCCGAGGCCGGCTGA
- a CDS encoding Hsp33 family molecular chaperone HslO translates to MITSVFNAADDLALPFQLERPALRGRVVRLGHTVDTVLTRHAYPEPVSRQLGELLTLAAMLSGALKYAGIFSLQVRSDGPVSLMVADMTHDGRVRGYARFDPDGVAALGADASAEQLLGKGVLALTVEMADQKDPYQGIVELRPLGLTDSMLGYFRNSEQIRTALTVEVGRLETGSGSSWRAGGVMLQRLPEEERHTEDGPVEDWRRAMLLLNTVTPAELLDPDLPAERLVARLFLEEEPRVYPPDDLTFGCRCSEEKVLNMLAGFPKEERIAMADEEGAIEVTCQFCSTLYHLDRDALSGLSDA, encoded by the coding sequence ATGATCACCAGCGTCTTCAACGCTGCCGATGACCTCGCGTTGCCGTTTCAGCTCGAGCGCCCGGCCCTGCGCGGTCGCGTCGTGCGTCTCGGCCACACGGTCGACACCGTCCTGACCCGACACGCCTATCCCGAGCCCGTATCACGCCAGCTGGGCGAGCTGCTCACTCTGGCCGCGATGCTTTCGGGCGCCTTGAAATATGCCGGCATCTTCAGCCTGCAGGTCCGCTCGGACGGTCCCGTCTCGCTCATGGTCGCGGACATGACCCATGACGGGCGCGTGCGCGGCTATGCGCGCTTCGATCCCGACGGGGTCGCCGCTCTCGGCGCGGATGCGTCGGCCGAGCAGCTTCTGGGCAAGGGCGTGCTCGCGCTCACGGTCGAGATGGCCGACCAGAAGGATCCGTATCAGGGCATCGTCGAGCTGCGGCCGCTCGGTCTGACCGACAGCATGCTCGGCTATTTCCGCAATTCCGAGCAGATCCGCACCGCGCTCACCGTCGAGGTCGGCCGGCTCGAGACCGGCAGCGGGTCGAGCTGGCGGGCGGGCGGCGTCATGCTGCAGCGCCTGCCGGAGGAGGAGCGCCACACCGAGGACGGGCCGGTCGAGGACTGGCGCCGCGCCATGCTCCTGCTCAACACGGTCACGCCCGCCGAGCTTCTCGATCCCGATCTTCCGGCCGAGCGCCTGGTCGCGCGCCTGTTTCTCGAGGAGGAGCCGCGGGTCTATCCGCCCGACGACCTCACCTTCGGCTGCCGCTGCTCGGAGGAGAAGGTCCTGAACATGCTGGCGGGTTTCCCCAAGGAGGAGCGCATCGCCATGGCCGACGAGGAGGGCGCGATCGAGGTGACGTGCCAGTTCTGCTCGACCCTTTACCACCTGGACCGGGACGCGCTCTCAGGGTTGAGCGACGCGTAG
- a CDS encoding N-carbamoyl-D-amino-acid hydrolase, translating into MSRNVTIGAAQVGPILREHSRGEVVERLIALLRAGAAKGCDLVVFPELTLTTFFPRWFFQDESEADIFFETEMPNAATAPLFEEAKRLGVGFHLGYAELTVEDGRQRHFNTAILVDKTGAIVGKYRKVHVPGHSDDRPSYPYQHLEKKYFETGNLGFPVFRAFGGIVGMLICNDRRWPEAHRSLGLQGVEMVLVGYNTPRHAPATPHLDRLSEFHNHLSMQAGAYQNATWVIGVAKAGWEEGADLIGGSCIIAPTGEIMAQAVSQDDELIAFDCDLDLGRGLREHLFNFADHRQPQHYRRLVDQTGVILPPE; encoded by the coding sequence ATGTCGCGCAACGTCACCATCGGGGCGGCCCAGGTCGGCCCGATCCTGCGGGAGCACAGCCGGGGCGAGGTGGTCGAGCGCCTTATCGCGCTGCTGCGCGCCGGCGCGGCCAAGGGCTGCGACCTCGTGGTCTTTCCCGAGCTGACGCTCACGACCTTCTTCCCGCGCTGGTTCTTCCAGGACGAGAGCGAGGCCGACATCTTCTTCGAGACGGAGATGCCGAACGCGGCGACCGCGCCTCTGTTCGAGGAAGCCAAGCGCCTGGGCGTCGGCTTCCACCTGGGCTATGCGGAGCTCACGGTCGAGGACGGTCGCCAGCGCCACTTCAACACCGCGATCCTGGTCGACAAGACCGGGGCGATCGTCGGCAAGTACCGCAAGGTGCACGTGCCCGGGCACAGCGACGACCGGCCATCCTACCCCTACCAGCATCTCGAGAAGAAGTATTTCGAGACCGGCAATCTCGGCTTTCCCGTGTTCCGGGCGTTCGGCGGCATCGTCGGCATGCTGATCTGCAACGACCGGCGCTGGCCCGAGGCGCACCGCTCGCTCGGCCTGCAGGGCGTCGAGATGGTCCTGGTCGGCTACAACACGCCGCGCCACGCGCCGGCGACGCCGCATCTCGACCGGCTGAGCGAGTTCCACAACCATCTCTCTATGCAGGCCGGCGCCTACCAGAACGCCACCTGGGTCATCGGCGTCGCCAAGGCGGGCTGGGAGGAAGGGGCCGACCTGATCGGCGGCTCGTGCATCATCGCGCCCACCGGCGAGATCATGGCCCAGGCCGTGTCGCAGGACGACGAACTGATCGCGTTCGACTGCGACCTGGACCTGGGCAGGGGACTGCGCGAGCACCTGTTCAACTTCGCCGACCACCGCCAGCCGCAGCACTACCGGCGCCTGGTCGATCAGACCGGCGTCATCCTGCCGCCGGAGTGA
- the aroB gene encoding 3-dehydroquinate synthase — protein MSVTHELTVALGARSYPIRIGDGLLGETARHLAEVGLTRPPVVVSDKSVAATAHFREMADSLEQAGLAPRVLVVPPGEASKSFGQLERLCEEAVAGGIDRKTPVIGFGGGVVGDLAGVAAAVLLRGLPFVQVPTTLLAQVDSAVGGKTGINLKGGKNLVGSFHQPRLVLADVGTLATLPPRELRAGYAEVVKYGLLGDADFFAWLEANGPGLLTGDPEARAEAVLRSCRHKAGIVAEDEHETTGLRALLNLGHTFGHALEALEGYSGRLLHGEAVACGMVLAFRLSVRLGLCPESDLERMRSHLDRAGLPVSMRRIRNEGYAPDTVLDAMMRDKKVEDGRLGLILVRGIGRAFVTKDVAPADVRAMLVEDEALTPAAG, from the coding sequence ATGAGCGTCACGCACGAGCTGACCGTCGCGCTGGGCGCGCGCAGCTACCCCATCCGCATCGGCGACGGCCTGCTCGGCGAGACCGCCCGCCATCTGGCCGAGGTCGGGCTGACCCGTCCGCCCGTCGTGGTCTCGGACAAGAGCGTCGCGGCGACGGCGCATTTCCGGGAAATGGCGGACAGCCTCGAGCAGGCCGGTCTCGCGCCGCGCGTCCTGGTCGTTCCGCCCGGCGAGGCCAGCAAGAGCTTCGGCCAGCTCGAGCGGTTGTGCGAGGAGGCGGTGGCAGGCGGCATCGACCGCAAGACGCCGGTGATCGGCTTTGGCGGCGGCGTGGTCGGCGACCTGGCCGGCGTCGCCGCGGCGGTCCTTTTGCGCGGCCTTCCCTTCGTCCAGGTCCCGACCACCCTGCTGGCCCAGGTCGACAGCGCGGTCGGCGGCAAGACCGGCATCAACCTCAAGGGCGGCAAGAACCTGGTCGGCAGCTTCCACCAGCCCCGCCTTGTCCTGGCCGATGTCGGCACGCTCGCGACCCTGCCGCCGCGCGAGTTGCGCGCCGGTTATGCCGAAGTCGTGAAGTACGGCCTGCTCGGCGACGCGGACTTCTTCGCCTGGCTGGAGGCGAACGGTCCCGGCCTGCTGACCGGCGATCCGGAGGCGCGCGCCGAGGCGGTGCTGCGCTCCTGCCGGCACAAGGCGGGCATCGTCGCCGAGGACGAGCACGAGACGACCGGCCTGCGTGCGCTGCTCAATCTCGGCCACACCTTCGGCCATGCGCTCGAAGCCCTCGAAGGGTACAGCGGACGGCTCCTACACGGCGAAGCGGTCGCCTGCGGCATGGTCCTCGCGTTCCGCCTCTCGGTCCGCCTCGGCCTCTGTCCCGAATCCGACCTCGAGCGGATGCGCAGCCACCTCGACCGGGCGGGCCTGCCCGTCTCGATGCGCCGCATCCGCAACGAGGGCTATGCGCCCGACACGGTGCTCGACGCCATGATGCGCGACAAGAAGGTCGAGGACGGACGGCTCGGCCTCATCCTGGTCCGGGGCATCGGCCGGGCCTTCGTCACCAAGGACGTCGCGCCGGCCGATGTCCGTGCCATGCTGGTCGAGGACGAAGCGCTCACTCCGGCGGCAGGATGA
- a CDS encoding shikimate kinase, whose amino-acid sequence MHSDRSSLAEPADTIRDLPRCLVLIGLMGAGKTAVGRRLARTLGLPFLDADWEIEAAAGMPVKDIFQLYGEPAFRDLERRVIERLLDGEPKVLALGGGAFIHPSTREAVARSGYSIWLRARPETLARRTARRRQDRPLLKDGDHLETLRALAAERDPIYARADLAVEGEGRSVEMVVQDIVTHLRTTKLPPAEGKT is encoded by the coding sequence GTGCACAGCGACCGATCCTCGCTCGCCGAGCCGGCCGACACGATCCGCGACCTGCCGCGATGCCTCGTCCTGATCGGACTGATGGGCGCGGGCAAGACCGCGGTCGGCCGCCGGCTGGCCCGCACGTTGGGCCTGCCCTTCCTCGATGCCGACTGGGAGATCGAGGCCGCGGCGGGCATGCCGGTCAAGGACATCTTCCAGCTCTACGGCGAGCCGGCCTTTCGCGACCTCGAGCGCCGGGTGATCGAGCGCCTGCTGGACGGCGAGCCGAAGGTGCTGGCGCTCGGCGGCGGAGCGTTCATCCATCCCTCGACGCGCGAGGCGGTCGCGCGCTCCGGCTATTCGATCTGGCTGCGCGCCAGGCCCGAGACACTGGCCAGGCGAACGGCGCGGCGCCGCCAGGACCGGCCACTCCTGAAGGACGGCGACCACCTGGAGACGCTGCGCGCGCTGGCCGCCGAGCGCGATCCGATCTACGCGCGGGCCGACCTCGCCGTCGAGGGCGAGGGCCGTTCGGTGGAGATGGTGGTCCAGGATATCGTCACGCATCTGCGAACGACGAAGCTGCCGCCCGCCGAAGGCAAGACCTGA